From a region of the Vibrio orientalis CIP 102891 = ATCC 33934 genome:
- a CDS encoding chemotaxis protein CheW has protein sequence MNDEASESADFLSFQLAGELYGVEIKDVEEIRVWERPTPIPRAPDFVCGVINLRGMIVPVVDLRLRFSVGVREYLPTTVVIVLRFSDDEQERLMGLVVDAVSDVVSQGQNELYPAVGESLVTPYLQGLINVGEQVMSLLDTEELLNIERILRAHS, from the coding sequence ATGAATGATGAGGCGAGCGAAAGTGCGGATTTTCTCAGCTTCCAACTTGCTGGGGAGCTTTATGGCGTTGAGATAAAAGACGTCGAAGAGATTCGCGTTTGGGAGCGACCAACCCCGATTCCAAGAGCGCCAGACTTTGTTTGTGGGGTGATAAACCTGCGAGGGATGATCGTTCCCGTTGTCGACCTAAGACTGCGTTTTTCAGTTGGAGTTCGAGAGTATCTACCAACGACAGTCGTTATCGTGCTGCGCTTTAGTGATGATGAGCAAGAGCGCTTGATGGGCTTAGTCGTCGATGCGGTTAGTGATGTGGTTAGCCAAGGTCAAAATGAACTCTATCCGGCGGTTGGTGAATCGCTTGTGACCCCCTACTTGCAAGGGCTGATCAATGTTGGTGAACAAGTCATGTCATTACTTGATACAGAAGAGTTACTTAACATTGAACGAATATTAAGGGCGCACTCATGA
- a CDS encoding chemotaxis protein CheW, with product MIMTQEFLSFVLEEEEYGVPILEVREVRGWSSVREVPNSPEYMKGVLEIRGEYVPIVDLRMRFGLSPAHIGATTVVIVLNDAQKHPLGIIVDGVSEVYPLSEEQIKPSPYVSADVDHSYVRGIASVANGHLILINLETLFDAAELVLPNQEEESWA from the coding sequence ATGATTATGACTCAAGAGTTTTTAAGCTTTGTCCTTGAAGAGGAAGAGTACGGCGTTCCTATTCTAGAGGTGAGAGAAGTGCGTGGCTGGAGCTCAGTCAGAGAAGTACCAAACTCGCCGGAGTATATGAAAGGGGTGTTGGAGATTCGTGGAGAATATGTCCCTATTGTTGACCTGAGAATGCGATTTGGTTTGTCTCCGGCCCATATTGGGGCAACGACGGTAGTGATTGTACTCAATGATGCACAAAAACATCCGTTAGGCATCATTGTTGATGGTGTCTCTGAAGTTTATCCACTTAGCGAAGAGCAGATCAAACCATCTCCGTATGTCTCCGCTGATGTCGATCATAGCTATGTTCGAGGAATTGCTTCGGTAGCAAATGGGCACCTTATTCTTATTAATCTTGAAACTCTGTTCGATGCAGCAGAATTAGTTCTACCCAACCAAGAGGAAGAGAGTTGGGCTTAA